TCTTTAAATAAGACTGTTTTTACTCCATTGATTTCTAACATAAATAAATATTATCAAAATGAACTATTTTCTAAAAGAGTTGAAATTGATTATTCTTTTTTAGAGGATTTAAAAAAATGTGATAACTCAAAAAAATTAAAATTATTAAAAGATAGTGTAATTGAAAATTATAATGAAAATAAAAAAATAGTTGTTGAATTTATTAAAAAGAAAACTGCATTTGAATTTTTTAAACTTTTATTAGATGAAAATATCAACTTAAATTTAGAACTTCTAACTGGAGATGATAATAAAGTTGAAAGAAAGGAGATTATTTCAAAAATTAAAAATGAAAATTCTCCTATTATTTTAATATCTACCCAAGTTATAGAAGCTGGTGTAGATATTGATATGGATGTAGGATATAAAAATATATCTATCTTGGATTCAGAAGAACAATTTTTAGGAAGAGTAAATAGATCTTGTAAAAAAAGTGGAAAAGTTTATTTTTTTGAAATCGACAAACCAAAAGATGTTTATAAAAATGATGTAAGAAGTGATTATGAAAACACTTTAAACTCAGATAAAATAAAAAAAATCTTAATAAATAAAGATTTTAAAGAGTATTATAATCAAATTATAGCTTCTCTCAATAAAGAAGCTATAAAAATGAATACTAAGAATATTGATAAGTTTAAAAAAGATTCTCTCTTTACCTTAAATTTTAAAAATATTTCTGAAAGATTAAAATTAATAGAAAAAAGAGAGGACGTTTCTATCTTTCTTAATAGAGAAATTAACATTGATAACAAAACTATCAAAGGTTACGAAGTATGGCATGAATATAAAGAGTTATTAGAAAATAATGCTATTTCCTACTCTGAAAAAAGAGTAAAATTATCAAATCTTATGGAAAAAATGGATTATTTTATCTACAAAGTTAAAACTTTAAACAAATCTTATTCTGATAATATAGGAAATATTTTCTATATCGAAAACACAACGGATTATTTTATTGAATTTAACGGAAAAATGAAATTTAATCGGGAAAAATTTGAAGGAGAAAAATCATTTATAGAATTTTTGTGAAAGGAGCTATTATGAATAATATCACAGGAACAATTATAAACTATTATATCCACTGTAAAAGACAGTGTTATCTCCATTATCACAGAATTAATCTCGAAGATGAAAGCGGTCTTGTAAAGATTGGTAAAGCGCTTCATGAAAGACACAATACAGAAGAAATAGAGATTGATAATATTAAATTGGATAAAATCAAAGGTGAATTTGTTACTGAAATAAAAAAAAGTGATGCTGACTTTAATGCCAGTAGATTTCAACTACTATTTTATTTGAAAAAGCTTAAGGAGAAAGGAGTTATAAAAAAGGGAAGACTTACTTTTTTAGAAAAAAATAAAGTAGATAAGAAAAATCATGAAATTTTATTAGATGATTCATCTGAAAAAGAGTTAGAAGATATTATTTCTGAAATAAAAATTTTAGTTTCAAATTCAACTCCACCTGCTATTGAAAAAAATAATAAATGTAAAAAATGTGCTTATTATGCTTTCTGTTATATTTAAAGAAGGAGGTCAAAAATGGGGACAAAATATATATTATCAAAAGGTGAACTTCATAGACAAGACAACTCTTTAAATTTTAAAAATAGTAATGGAAATAACTACATTCCAATTGAGGGGATAGATGAAATTTATTGTTTAGATGAAGTTTCTTTTAATACAAAAGTTATTGATTTTTTAAGTAAAAATAATATTATTCTTCATCTTTTTAATCATTATGAGGGATATAGTGGAACTTTTTATCCTCGTGAAAAGTATATGAGTGGAAAAGCTGTTATTAAACAAGTTGAAGCTTTTAATGAAAAAAGAGAACTCATAGCTAAAGCTATCGTTTTAGGGATTGCAAATAATATTCATGAGGTGTTATATCATTATTATCGTCACGGAAAAGAAGAACTTAAAGAATTTCTAGATTGGTTAAAAGATGAGATGCCAAAAAAATTAGAAAATAGCAATGATATTTCTGAGATTCTCTTAACAGAGGCAGATATTTGGTATCGTTTTTATAACTCGTTTTCAGTATTTCTTCGGGAAGATTTTGTTTTTAATAAGAGAGTTAAAAGACCTCCTGATAACCCTTTAAATGCTCTTATTTCTTTTGGAAATACAATACTCTATACAAAAACAATGGGACAAATATATCAAACTCACCTTGATCAAAGAATCTCTTTTTTACATTCTCCACAAGAAAGACGATTCTCTTTAAGTTTAGACTTATCAGAAGTTTTTAAACCGGTTATAGTTTTTAAAACAATCTTTGATTGTGTAAATAATAGAAAATTAAGTGTTGAAAAGCATTTTGATAAAAACTTAAATTATTGTCTATTAAACGAAAGTGGGAAAAAAATTTTTTTAGAGGCTTTAGAATCAAAATTTAATGAGACTTTTAAGCATACAACTTTACTTAGAAATGTTTCATATTTAAAAGCTATTAAATATGATGGATATAAACTATTGAAGTATATTCTTGAGGATTTTGAATTCAATCCATTTTCTTTGAAGGAGAAAAAATAAATGGGAAAAAATTATAATTATATTTTTTTATTTTATGATGTAGGGGAAAAAAGAGTAAATAAAGTTTTTAAAATTTGTAAAAAATACTTAAGTCACCATCAAAAATCGGTGTTTAGAGGAGCTATTATACCTGCTAATATAATTAAAATTGAGGATGAACTTAATAAAGTAATTGATCAAAATTATGATTTTATTAATATAATAAAACTTTATGGAACCTATAATTTTGAAGAAAAAATTATAGGTACAAATAAAAAAGATGGCGAATCTATATTTTTGTAATTTTCCAAGTGAAAAATAAAGAAGTCTCTTCAATTAAATAAAAAGAGTATCTTTTGCAAAATTATCTATCAGTTGGAAAAAATCAGAGAAATCGCTTATTTATAGGCTAAATTCAGTCTTTTTACTTTTATAACCCTCTTTATTTACTTGCCTTTAACCTTAACATTAGATGTATTTAAATTTAGCTTTAATTGCTGCTTGTTTGATTAACTGAATCTTTAACCTTAACATTAGATGTATTTAAATGTAGAAATTCACAACTTTGGTAAGTTTGAAACAACTCTTTAACCTTAACATTAGATGTATTTAAATGAGTACAGCCACGAAAACTATCCACTTTCACTTCCTTTAACCTTAACATTAGATGTATTTAAATACGTCTCTAAACCATGAGTATTGACACCATATCTACTTTAACCTTAACATTAGATGTATTTAAATGAAAATCATAATGTGATTATGTTTGTTGATAAAAACTTTAACCTTAACATTAGATGTATTTAAATTTAAAAAAAAGAGTGACAAATTGATTAAAAAGGGTCTTTAACCTTAACATTAGATGTATTTAAATTACATTGCATCTATAATATTCTGGGGCAAAGTAAGCTTTAACCTTAACATTAGATGTATTTAAATAACGCAATAGATTTATATACAGCAGAAGATGTAACTTTAACCTTAACATTAGATGTATTTAAATGGGGAATCATCACAATCACTTCTGCTTGTATCTACTTTAACCTTAACATTAGATGTATTTAAATGCTAGGAATAGTAAGTACTATAAAGAGAGTGAGACTTTAACCTTAACATTAGATGTATTTAAATAAGCTATTACAACCATTTTGTAAGTATGTAGATTTTCTTTAACCTTAACATTAGATGTATTTAAATAAACCTTTGATAAAAGGAGAAACTATTGAATTAACTTTAACCTTAACATTAGATGTATTTAAATGCTGTAATTCCACCATTTTTTACTTCTAGCTCTATACTTTAACCTTAACATTAGATGTATTTAAATCAAATTATCCCAACTTTATCTTTTACAGGAGAGTTCCTTTAACCTTAACATTAGATGTATTTAAATTAGAAGAGAATATTTAGAAAATGGATTTAAAAATATCTTTAACCTTAACATTAGATGTATTTAAATATAGTCATAGGCTGATTTAGTTTACTTTCCAAAACTTTAACCTTAACATTAGATGTATTTAAATTTGATTTTATCCAGGACATTATTATTCTTGTTGTTTACTTTAACCTTAACATTAGATGTATTTAAATTATATAACCTCCTAATAATTTATACCTTTATTTTATCTTTAACCTTAACATTAGATGTATTTAAATTTATTTTAAAACTGATTTTATAGACAAGCAGGATGACTTTAACCTTAACATTAGATGTATTTAAATAAAGTCAGAAACTAGATTATGAGTTAGCAAGTAAACCTTTAACCTTAACATTAGATGTATTTAAATATGGAAAACGAATCCGAACATTCTCTAAATACTGTTCTTTAACCTTAACATTAGATGTATTTAAATGACAGCATCGGAGTCAACACTCTGTGAGTCCAACCACCTTTAACCTTAACATTAGATGTATTTAAATATGGAGGTACCTTTAGTTTTAGATAGTTTATTAAATCTTTAACCTTAACATTAGATGTATTTAAATTTGAATATTTCTCTTGTCAATGCTGATGAAGCTATGCTTTAACCTTAACATTAGATGTATTTAAATTTATCAAGTATAAAAATAGACTCTTTAACAGTTATAACTTTAACCTTAACATTAGATGTATTTAAATAAATTAAGGATGTAACTTTTGATAAAAAAGATGACGCTTTAACCTTAACATTAGATGTATTTAAATTGCTATTAAAAAAGCTATGGATTTTTTTCCAATTATCTTTAACCTTAACATTTGTGACTGATATAATAGATTGTAAGATTTCGCTAGAAAACCCTGCAAATTTTTGTGAAAGGAGAATGCTTGATTTTTCAAAAAAATATTGTAATAAAAGTAGTGAATCTGTTAACTAAAGATGAAAAATAGGTCCAGTTCTTTGAAAAGGGATAAAGATTTTCGACTTGAAATATTTTTGTAAAAAAATGATATCACAAAAAGACATAGCTTGTCTATGCCTCATAAAGAATATTCTTTTTCTTTGTTAAAATATTTGATATTAATTGTTTTAGATTTAAATTCAGAAGAAATACTGTCAAAATTAGAAGTCCTTTTTATTGCAATATAAATATGATTGCACTTTCTAGAATTACATTTAAATCTAGAATAGTAAAGATAATCATGATGTAAATATGTTCCTGAATTACAAGTAGGACATTTAGGATATGAGCGCCTATTATCACCGGGTTTAGAATTAACAGAGAATTGTCTAGCGCATTCTTTGCATTGGTATTTCTGATGTCTAAGATTGTTTTTACCAAAACGATAAAGGTATTTAGAGAAACAACGAGAACAAGAGATATTATTAATATACATAGTTAAAAACTGCTTCTTTCCTGAGGGAATATTGGTTGGTCGAATAACTATTATACCTCAAAGGATTGGAGTAGTTTCAATAAATTTTAAGTTAACAGAAACAATAAAAATTACGGGGGATAAAATGAGCGTTTTAGAAAATTTAAGAAATAGAATTTAGAAGTTAATTGTAAAATTTTTGATAATAACTACTACACATCGGTATTCTTATCGATGTGTTTTTTATTTAACACCCTTAATTTGGGACAATTTATTGGAAAATATGAAATTTTAAAAAAATTTTGTCCTAAAATGATTTAATTTTTCATTTTAAGTGGATTTATACGGGAAAATGTGTTCTTTTTATAAAAAAATATTGTATTATAAGTACAAAAGTGATATAAATATTTAAAGACCTATTAAGGTTATTTCAACTAGGGAGGGAAATTATGGAAAAATTAGGGCACATGCAATATGCAACTCACCATTTAATGTGGGGTGTAGCTATATTGGGAGTGGCATTAGTATTAGTTCAATCGGGGCTTATCATAAAGAAAGCTATTGAAACTGGAAAGAAATTAGGAATTACAGATGAAAGCATGAAAAAAGGAATAAAAACAAGTGCTTTAGCAAGTGTTGGACCAGCAATGGGTGTTGTTGGAAGTTTATTAGCTCTAATAGTAACAATGGGATCAGCTGTATCATTTGTTAGATTAAGCTTAATAGGTGGTTCAAACTATGAAGCAATGGCTGCTAACTTTGGAGCAAAAGCAATGGGACATGAATTAAGTATGGATATGTTTCCAGTTGTATTTACAAATGCACTTTGGACAATGGCTTTAGGATTATTAGGATGTTTAATATTTGTATTTTTCTTTGCACACAAGATGGATAAAGTTAATGGATTATTAACAAATGGTAGAAAAGCTTTACTTCCAGCAATAGGATTAGGAGCAATGTTAGGATCATTTGCATTCTTTAATGTTGGAAATTTAATGCAGTATAATAAAAATCCAAATATTACTATATCAGCTCTTGTTGGAGCATTATTAATGTTTATTTCAATGACAGTTGGAACAAAGAAAAATATAGGTTGGTTAAAAGAATGGAGTTTAACAATATCTATGTTTGGTGGAGCTTTCGTAGGAACATTTTTGGT
This DNA window, taken from Cetobacterium sp. NK01, encodes the following:
- the cas4 gene encoding CRISPR-associated protein Cas4; protein product: MNNITGTIINYYIHCKRQCYLHYHRINLEDESGLVKIGKALHERHNTEEIEIDNIKLDKIKGEFVTEIKKSDADFNASRFQLLFYLKKLKEKGVIKKGRLTFLEKNKVDKKNHEILLDDSSEKELEDIISEIKILVSNSTPPAIEKNNKCKKCAYYAFCYI
- the cas1b gene encoding type I-B CRISPR-associated endonuclease Cas1b, with protein sequence MGTKYILSKGELHRQDNSLNFKNSNGNNYIPIEGIDEIYCLDEVSFNTKVIDFLSKNNIILHLFNHYEGYSGTFYPREKYMSGKAVIKQVEAFNEKRELIAKAIVLGIANNIHEVLYHYYRHGKEELKEFLDWLKDEMPKKLENSNDISEILLTEADIWYRFYNSFSVFLREDFVFNKRVKRPPDNPLNALISFGNTILYTKTMGQIYQTHLDQRISFLHSPQERRFSLSLDLSEVFKPVIVFKTIFDCVNNRKLSVEKHFDKNLNYCLLNESGKKIFLEALESKFNETFKHTTLLRNVSYLKAIKYDGYKLLKYILEDFEFNPFSLKEKK
- the cas2 gene encoding CRISPR-associated endonuclease Cas2 — encoded protein: MGKNYNYIFLFYDVGEKRVNKVFKICKKYLSHHQKSVFRGAIIPANIIKIEDELNKVIDQNYDFINIIKLYGTYNFEEKIIGTNKKDGESIFL
- a CDS encoding IS1 family transposase, with protein sequence MYINNISCSRCFSKYLYRFGKNNLRHQKYQCKECARQFSVNSKPGDNRRSYPKCPTCNSGTYLHHDYLYYSRFKCNSRKCNHIYIAIKRTSNFDSISSEFKSKTINIKYFNKEKEYSL
- a CDS encoding DUF5058 family protein, whose product is MEKLGHMQYATHHLMWGVAILGVALVLVQSGLIIKKAIETGKKLGITDESMKKGIKTSALASVGPAMGVVGSLLALIVTMGSAVSFVRLSLIGGSNYEAMAANFGAKAMGHELSMDMFPVVFTNALWTMALGLLGCLIFVFFFAHKMDKVNGLLTNGRKALLPAIGLGAMLGSFAFFNVGNLMQYNKNPNITISALVGALLMFISMTVGTKKNIGWLKEWSLTISMFGGAFVGTFLV